A window of Blautia argi genomic DNA:
CACCCTTCACTTAACGCATCTCCTACCCGCCCCGGAAGGGCAAAGACCGTCTTTCCCTGCTCCAGTCCATACCCTGCAGTAATCAGCGAACCGCTTTTCTTTTTTGCCTCTATCACCAGAATCAGGTCTGACAGCCCACTGATAATCCGGTTTCTTCTTGGAAAATTCCGCGCATAGGGAGGAGTTCCTGCTTCAAATTCCGACAAAATTCCCCCTTTTCCCTGTACCATGCGCCTGTATAAATCCTGGTTCTGTCGGGGATAACAGACATCCACTCCGCATCCCAGAACAGCAAAGGTATCTCCCCCGGCCTCTAAAGCCCCTTTATGGGCACAGCTGTCAATCCCTTTTGCCAGTCCACTGATAATCTGCACACCATGCTCTGCCAGCACCTTTGCAAACTCATACGCCCAAAAAGCCCCGTAATGGCTGCAGACTCTGGCTCCTACAATAGCCACACTCTTCCGCTTCGGGTTCGGCAGTCTTCCTTTTACATACAACACCTCCGGCATCTGACTGTAATCCCGCAGCTTTTGGGGAAATTCTCTGTCAAACGGTGTATAACAGCAAATTGAAGCTTTTTCTTCCATATAAAATCCCTTTCTTTATTTTCTGTACTTATTATCTAAATTTCTGTAAAATACAGCTTCTGCAACATGCTTCTCCTGAATCCTCTCTTCATTGTCCAAATCCGCTATGGTTCTGGCTGTCTTTAAAATCTTATGATAGCCTCTCATACTCAGATTCATCTTTTCATATGCCTTCTTCAAAAGCCTTTCTCCCTCTCTGTCTGTCTGACAGTAAACCTCCACGTCCTTTCCGCTCAGCGATCCATTAAAAGAAACTCCGCAATTTCTGTAACGCTCCTTTTGTATATTATGGACACGCAAAATCTCTCTTCGGATTTGCAGAGAAGTGGAACCCTTTTTCCTGTTCCAGAGCTGATCTGCGGAAACATCTTTGACCTCTGTGCAAAGGTCAAACCTGTCTAAAAGAGGACCGCTGATGCGCCCCAGATATCTGGATACCTCCCCGTCTGTGCAGGAGCAGCGGTTCCTGTCAGGATAATAGCCGCAGGGGCAGGGATTCATGGCTGCCACCAGCAAAAAGTCTGCCGGGAACTCATAGGTTCCATTTATTCTGGAAATGCAGATTTTATGTGCCTCCAAAGGCTGCCTTAAGGTCTCCAACGCAGCTCTTGAAAACTCCGGAAGCTCATCTAAAAAGAGAACGCCCCTGTGTGCCAGTGTGATTTCTCCCGCCTGCGGAATTCGCCCTCCTCCTGCCATGGCCTTTGGTGAAATCGTATGGTGTGGCTGGCGGAAAGGCCGCTTGTACAAAATCGGATTTTCCCCTGATAAAAGACCTGCTGCACTGTAAATCCCTGAAATCTCCAGCCCTTCTTCTCTGGAAAGGCCGGGAAAAATTCCAGGAATCCGACTGGCAATCATGGTTTTCCCTGATCCTCTTGCTCCTATGAAAAGCAAATTATGAAATCCTGCAGCCGCAATCACAGCCGCTCTTTTTGCTGCCTCCTGGCCTAAAATATCCGAAAAATCCTCTTCTGGCTCTTCCTCCTGATTTTCCCATACCCTGGGCGGATTTTTCTTAGCTCCCCACCCCGGCTTTTTCGCACACGCCATAGCTTCGTCCAGACTCTCCACGCCTAAAATCGGAATCGTATCCAAAAACTCGGTTTCCTTTAAATTTTCTTTTGGAATCACACATAACTTACACCCGCATTTTATAGCTGCCTCCACAATGGGTAAAATCCCTCGTATTCCCTTCACCTCTCCATTCAGGCTCAATTCCCCTGCCATACAGACGCCCCTTACCTGCTCCTTATCCAGAAAGCCAAAAGAACACAAAAGAGCGGCTGCAATAGGCAAATCAAAACCGGTTCCCTCTTTCCGGATATCCGCAGGGGAAAGATTGACGGTAACACGTTTGGCAGGCAGAGAAAAGCCGCTGTTTCTAAGTGCTGTACAGACCCTGTCCTGAGCCTCTTTGACTCTTGTGGACAGATATCCCACCATGGAAAACAGAGGAAGCCCATTGCTGACATCTGCCTCTACCCTGACCGGTACACAGTTTACACCGGAAATCGCCGCTGAAAGAATACTGCTGAACATATCCTATTCCTCCTTTGAAAAACACGACGTATAAAACAAAAGGCGCAAATCCTCTGCACATTTTGTCTGCTTATGTCTTTGATATTTATTCTTATTTTGGAAATTTTTGGCGGAACCGCCTGAAAATCAGATTGATTGAAACTTATAATAGCACATTTCCTTTTCTTTTACAATGGAAAAGCACTAATTTCTTTCTTTTCACATAAACTATAATTAAATTCCTCTGAGGTATGCTTGTGTGAAAACGTTTCTAAAGCCCCTGACACCAGAAGAAGAAAATCGTTATCTTCAGGAATACAAACAGGGCAGTCTAAAAGCGAAAAATATCCTGATTGAACGAAACCTGCGCCTGGTTGCACATATTGTAAAAAAATATCAGGGAGCTTCGGAAGAACTCGATGACTTGATTTCCATTGGCACCATTGGTCTGATTAAAGCGGTTCAGACCTTTGACAACGCCAGGGCAAGCAAACTCTCCACTTATGCAGCCAGATGCATTGACAATGAGCTTCTCATGCTCTTTCGCTCCAGAAAAAAATCAAATCGGGAGGTTTCTCTCTATGACCCTATCGGCACAGACAAGGAAGGGAACGAAATCAGTCTTTTAGATGTGATTGAAACAGAACCCGTAGACATTGTAAAAAACTACGCCCTAAAGCAGGATACTGCCCGGCTCTACAAGTTGCTCCCACAGGTTCTGACTTCAAGAGAACAGGAGGTTTTAAAGCTGCGTTACGGCTTGTATGGAGAAAGAGAACAAACCCAGCGGGAAATAGCGAAGCGGCTGAATATCAGCCGCTCTTATGTATCCCGTATTGAAAAAAATGCCCTTTTGAAATTAAGAAGCTTCTTCCCGTCTTCTTAAAATATCATAGACAGAAACCTCTGCATCTAACTCCACATACAACACCTGCTGTGGGTGCGGTGCACTTTCCATGGACTGTCCTTCTTCATCAAAAATTCCTTTGACAACTGCTCTCAGGTTTCTTCCGTCAGGCTTCATAACTTCTATTGTTTCGCCCAGCAGGAATTTGTTCCTCTGGGTGATACGATAAAGTCCGTCTTCTCTCTGCTCTTCAATGTAACCCAGATAAGTATATCCCTTCTCATAGGTATTATTATCGTAAATCTGGGTTGTTTCGTCCGGCTTTCCATAAAAGAAGCCAGTGGTAAACTGACGGTAAGTACAGCTTTTAATCTGTTCCTGGTACCAGGGCATATGTTCTCTGTAAAGAGCCGGATCCTCCAGATAATCATCAATGGCTTTTCGATAGGTTCTTGCCACCGTTGCCACATAAAGGGCTGTTTTCATTCTCCCCTCTATTTTCAGACTGTCAATTCCGGCTTCCAGTACATCGTCCATGTGTTCAATCATGCACAAATCTTTGGAATTAAAGATATAGGTTCCCCGCTCATTTTCATAAACCGGCATATATTCTCCCGGACGGGTTTCCTCCACAATAGAATATTTCCAACGGCAAGGATGCGTACAGGCGCCTCTGTTGGCATCACGGCCGGTAAAGAAATTGGACAGCAGACATCTGCCGGAATAAGAAATACACATTGCCCCGTGAATAAAGCTTTCAATTTCCATTTCCTCCGGTATATGGGCGCGGATTTCCCTGATTTCTGCCAGGGACAGCTCCCTTGCGCTCACAACTCTCGTTGCGCCCAACTCCCACCAGAAACGATAGGTTCCGTAATTGGTATTGTTCGCCTGTGTACTTACATGACGCTCAATTTCCGGACAGACTTCTTTTGCAATCATAAACACACCGGGATCTGAAATAATCAGTGCATCTGGCTTTATTTTCTTTAATTCTTCAAAATATTCCCGCACGCCTTTCAGGTCTTCATTGTGCGCCAGAATATTGGCTGTTACATATACTTTTACTCCATGCTCATGAGCAAAAGCAATCCCCTCTTCCATATCCTTCATGGAAAAGTTTTTTGCCTTTGCCCTCAGTCCAAAAGCCTCACCGCCGATGTAAACTGCATCTGCCCCAAACATAACTGCAATTTTCAGCACTTCCAGACTGCTTGCCGGAATTAATAATTCTGGTTTGCGAACCATTTTATTCCTCCTGCTGTTTCTTAATACTCAGGGTCACTCCATCTCCCAGAGGAAGAATGGAGGTTTCCAGTAACTCATGGTGCTTCAAAACATAGAGATATTCTCTCATTCTTTTATAAATTGTCCGATTGCGCCTCTCTACTGCAAAATGCGATTCTATAAGATCCCCGTCCTGCAGCACATTGTCGGAAAGAAGAATTCCTCCAACCTTTAAAAAGCCGCAGTACCTCAGGCAAAAAATGGATATACTGCCCTTTTGCCGCGTCCATAAAAATAAAATCAAAAGGCTCTGTGAGAGTCTTTAATACCTCCTGTGCATCACCCTCCAGAAGGGTAATCTGATCCTCTCTTCCTGATTTCTGGAAATTTTTTCTTGCAATGGGAATTCTCTTCTCATAATTTTCTATGGTGACAATCTCACATTTTACCGGATTGTAGGTACTCATAAGAAGGGTGGAAAACCCTACTGCGGTTCCTACCTCTAAAATACGCTTTGGCGCCTTTATCTGCAAAAGCACCTTTAAAAAGCTCTGCATTTCTCTTCGGATAATGGGCACACGATTTTGAATTGCTTCCTGCTCCAGTTCATTTAAAAAGGGAGTATTTCCTCTGTCCAGAGAATTCATATAAGTAACCATTCTCTCTTCTACAATCATGGGGCCTCTCCCCCTTGCTCTTTTTCAGATTCTCCTTCAATATCAGAACTGCCTTCCTTTGCTGCACCGTCTGCATCTGTCTGATCCGGCTGCCCCTCTGTATCCTCTTTTGCCAGAATTGCCATAAGCTCATCCGGCGTCATGCTGGTATTGAGAATATAAGTACCTGTCTGCAGTTTGCCTTTATAATTTGACAGCTTTTCCTGCACAACAAAAATCTTTGCGTCCTCAATCAGTCCCTTTTTCTTCAGGATTTTTCCAATCTGGTATACAGAATCTCCTTTTTTCAGAACCACGGTGATATCTCTTCCGTTCTCCTTGTCTGCCATTGCCTCCTGATTAAAAATTTCATATCCGAAATCATAGGCAGATTTTCCTATAAAAATCACGCCAATAACCACACACAAATAAATTCCAAAGCGCAGAAAACCGCCTGCTATAATTGATGATTTTTTCTGTTTTCTGATTTGTTTTCCCATACTGTTCTCCTTGTTTTATGACAAATCAGGTACGTCCAGATGAATGCCCTGATGAATGGCGGTTCCAATATCCTGCAGTTGTCTGCACAAAGCCAGCTCTGCGTCCAAAAAACGGTTTACCTCCAATATTTTGGACAGGCTTTCCATTTTCTTATCCAGCTTATCCATCTCCTCGTACAACTTTGCTTCCTCGCTTATATTCTGCACCCGGTAATTCAGACGGCGAATCTCATCTACCTGATCCTTCAACCCCGGAATTTGCTGGACTGCTTTCAGGGCAGCGCAATACTCCTTGTATACGCTGCCGTTTTTGATTGCAGATACCAGCATCTCTGTACAGGTTTCAACAAAACTCATTTTTATGCCTCCATAATGATTGGAAGAATCATCGGATTTCTCTTTGTCCGTTTCCACAAGAAATCGCCCAGAGAATCCTTAATAATATTTTTAATTTTTCCCCAATCTGTGATGTGTTTATCCAAACAGATGTCAATGGCATCTTCTACAACAATTCTTGCCTCGTCCATCAAGTCCTCAGACTCCCTCACATAGACAAAGCCTCTGGAAACAATATCCGGTCCTGCCAGCAGTCGGCTGCTGTGCTTCTCCAAAGTCAGTACAACAATCATAATACCGTCTTCTGCCAGATGCTGACGATCTCTCAGTACAATATTTCCCACATCGCCTACACCCAGACCATCGACCAAAATCGCGCCTGTTTTTACTTTTTCCTTCACCTTTGCCGGTTCTTCCTCGTTCAGTTCCAGAACATCACCGGAGGACAAAATAAAGATATTTTCTTTTGGAATACCTAAATCTCTGGCAATTCCCGCCTGAGCCTTTAAGTGACGGTACTCTCCATGCACCGGAATGGCATATTTGGGTTTTACCAGGGAATAAATCAGCTTGATTTCCTCCTGGCAGGCATGACCGGACACATGTGCGTCCTGGAAAATAACATCTGCACCCTTACGGCTTAACTCGTTAATTACTCTTGACACAGCCTTCTCATTTCCCGGAATAGGATTGGAGCTGAAAATAATGGTATCATTTGGTTTAATAGTCACTTTTTTATGAATATTGGCTGCCATACGGGACAGGGCTGCCATGGATTCTCCCTGGCTTCCTGTAGTAATCAGCACGACCTTGTCGTCCGGATAGTTTTTAATCTGGTCAATATCTACCAGGGTCTTATCCGGTATTTGCAGATAACCAAGTTCTGCTGCCGTACCAATGACATTTACCATACTTCTGCCTTCTACGGCTACCTTTCTTCCGTATTTATATGCGGAATTAATAATCTGCTGCACCCTGTCCACATTGGAAGCAAAGGTTGCAATAATAATACGGGTATTCTTATGCTCTGAGAAAATGTTGTCAAAAGTTTTTCCCACCGTTCTCTCTGACATGGTAAAGCCCTTTCTCTCCGCATTGGTACTGTCGCACATCAAGGCCAGTACGCCCTTTTTCCCGATTTCTGCAAATCTCTGCAAGTCAATGGCATCTCCGAATACAGGGGTATAATCCACCTTAAAATCCCCTGTATGAATCACAATTCCAGCCGGTGAATAAATAGCAAGGGCTGATGCGTCCTGAATGCTGTGGTTCGTCTTTATAAACTCAATACGGAAGCAGCCCAGATTAATAGACTGTCCGTGTTTAATCACCTTTCTCTTGGTATTTCTCAGAAGATTGTGTTCCTTTAATTTATTGTCAATCAGTCCTATGGTCAACTTGGTTGCATAAATGGGTACGTTTACTTCACGCAGCACATAAGGCAGCGCCCCTATATGGTCCTCGTGTCCATGAGTAATGACAAAACCTTTGACTTTGTCAATATTGTCCTTTAAGTAAGTCACATCCGGGATTACCAAATCAATTCCCAGCATATCGTCCTCCGGGAAGGAAAGTCCGCAATCCACTACGACAATACTGTCTTCGTATTCAAAGGCAGTGATGTTCATTCCAATCTGTTCCAGTCCGCCCAATGGAATGATTCTCAATTTTCCGTTATTATTTTTTTTCAATTTTATTCCTCCAATTATTTTCCGTTCCTATTCAAAATCAATATCATCTAACATAGCAGCAAAGACCTTGTAAACCGCTTCGTATTCCGTATCATCTTCTACGAACACATAGCAGCCCTCTTCGTCGCCATCTTCGGAAATATCTTTTAAAATGTATGCCGCACTTCCGTTTTCTTCATCGTTTTCTTCAGGGTCAATCACTAAAAGATAATTAATCCCCCCTACTCTTGTCTGCTCTAAAATTCCAAACTCTAATTCTGTTCCATCTTCTCCATCAAAAATTACTGTTTCCATTTTTTTCGTCCTTTCTCTTTTTTTAATTTTCAGGCATACACAGAACCCGGAAACACGCTGGTTTCTGCCCGAACCTGCCGCTTATGGTTCAGGCCTGCAATCAAACGGTATCCGGGTTTGCTTTTGCATCTAAATAGCCCTGTAAAATAAATACAGCCGCTATCATATCCACATATTTACCTCTGTTCTCTCTTCGCACACCGGTTTCCATAAGTGTGCGGTTGGCTTCTACTGTCGTAAGCCTTTCGTCCCACATGACAACGGGCAGCCCCAATCTTCGTTCTAACGTTTCTTTTAGCTGCAGTGATTTTTCCGCCCGTTCTCCAATAGTATTGTTCATATTTTTCGGAAATCCAAGAACAATTTTTTCCACTTCATATTTCTTCACCAGTTCTTCCACTCTGCGAAGGGACTTCCGAAGCTTGTTCTCCTCTTCTCTTCTGATAATTTCCACACCCTGGGCTGTAAGTCCCAAGGGGTCACTGACTGCCACCCCTATGGTCTTTGAGCCGTAATCCAGTCCCATAATTCTCATAATTTAACCACGCTTCCAGGATTTGTTCTTAATGTATTCCTTCAGAAGCTCCTCCACCAGCTCGTCCCGCTCTACCTTCATAATGGTACTTCTGGCACCCTTATAGCTGGTAATGTAAGTGGGATCTCCTGACATAATATAGCCCACAATCTGGTTCACTGGGTTGTAGCCCTTTTCTGCCATTGCATTATAAACCAGATCCAGAACTTCCTTTACACGCACTTCCGGAGCTGTTTTTACATTAAAATACTGTGTGTTTTCTAAATTTGCCATACGATTCACGCCCTTATCTCTCATTCTACTACTGCAACTATGATACTATTTTAATATATCTTGTTTGGAAATTCAACTATTATATTGTGCAAATAAAAATCCCATCTTTGACAGTATCCACAACCTTTCCCCTGCGTATGCAGTTTTCCAGGTTTTCCTTTGTCTTTACCGCTGCCTTTAAATATTCCTTTGTGTGCCCTGTCCAATAGGTTTCTCCGTTTATTTGTGCAGGCTCCTCAAAAAGAATTTCCACTTCCTGTCCCATAAACTGATCCATATATTTTTTCATATGCTCTTTTCCAAGAGCAATAAGTGCATGACTTCTCTCTGTTTTTATCTGCTCCGGCACCTGATTTTCCATTCTATCTGCTCTGGTTCCCTGTCTTCTGGAATATTTAAAAATATGTGTTTCATAAAAATCTGCCTGCTCAATCATTGCCTTTGACCGTGCAAATTCCTCTTCTGTTTCTCCCGGAAATCCTACAATCACATCTGTAGTCAGTGCCGGATTTTTAAAATATTTCC
This region includes:
- the dprA gene encoding DNA-processing protein DprA — protein: MEEKASICCYTPFDREFPQKLRDYSQMPEVLYVKGRLPNPKRKSVAIVGARVCSHYGAFWAYEFAKVLAEHGVQIISGLAKGIDSCAHKGALEAGGDTFAVLGCGVDVCYPRQNQDLYRRMVQGKGGILSEFEAGTPPYARNFPRRNRIISGLSDLILVIEAKKKSGSLITAGYGLEQGKTVFALPGRVGDALSEGCNQLLADGAGVADSVEAVLSELQIFDKKTGAGEKDFGQEKKIALASREEMVYSCLDLQPKNIEEIFQELPLKADEIIGSLLKLQLDGLIEEPVKNYYARAGG
- a CDS encoding YifB family Mg chelatase-like AAA ATPase; the encoded protein is MFSSILSAAISGVNCVPVRVEADVSNGLPLFSMVGYLSTRVKEAQDRVCTALRNSGFSLPAKRVTVNLSPADIRKEGTGFDLPIAAALLCSFGFLDKEQVRGVCMAGELSLNGEVKGIRGILPIVEAAIKCGCKLCVIPKENLKETEFLDTIPILGVESLDEAMACAKKPGWGAKKNPPRVWENQEEEPEEDFSDILGQEAAKRAAVIAAAGFHNLLFIGARGSGKTMIASRIPGIFPGLSREEGLEISGIYSAAGLLSGENPILYKRPFRQPHHTISPKAMAGGGRIPQAGEITLAHRGVLFLDELPEFSRAALETLRQPLEAHKICISRINGTYEFPADFLLVAAMNPCPCGYYPDRNRCSCTDGEVSRYLGRISGPLLDRFDLCTEVKDVSADQLWNRKKGSTSLQIRREILRVHNIQKERYRNCGVSFNGSLSGKDVEVYCQTDREGERLLKKAYEKMNLSMRGYHKILKTARTIADLDNEERIQEKHVAEAVFYRNLDNKYRK
- the sigK gene encoding RNA polymerase sporulation sigma factor SigK, with the translated sequence MKTFLKPLTPEEENRYLQEYKQGSLKAKNILIERNLRLVAHIVKKYQGASEELDDLISIGTIGLIKAVQTFDNARASKLSTYAARCIDNELLMLFRSRKKSNREVSLYDPIGTDKEGNEISLLDVIETEPVDIVKNYALKQDTARLYKLLPQVLTSREQEVLKLRYGLYGEREQTQREIAKRLNISRSYVSRIEKNALLKLRSFFPSS
- a CDS encoding peptidase U32 family protein: MVRKPELLIPASSLEVLKIAVMFGADAVYIGGEAFGLRAKAKNFSMKDMEEGIAFAHEHGVKVYVTANILAHNEDLKGVREYFEELKKIKPDALIISDPGVFMIAKEVCPEIERHVSTQANNTNYGTYRFWWELGATRVVSARELSLAEIREIRAHIPEEMEIESFIHGAMCISYSGRCLLSNFFTGRDANRGACTHPCRWKYSIVEETRPGEYMPVYENERGTYIFNSKDLCMIEHMDDVLEAGIDSLKIEGRMKTALYVATVARTYRKAIDDYLEDPALYREHMPWYQEQIKSCTYRQFTTGFFYGKPDETTQIYDNNTYEKGYTYLGYIEEQREDGLYRITQRNKFLLGETIEVMKPDGRNLRAVVKGIFDEEGQSMESAPHPQQVLYVELDAEVSVYDILRRREEAS
- a CDS encoding endolytic transglycosylase MltG; translation: MGKQIRKQKKSSIIAGGFLRFGIYLCVVIGVIFIGKSAYDFGYEIFNQEAMADKENGRDITVVLKKGDSVYQIGKILKKKGLIEDAKIFVVQEKLSNYKGKLQTGTYILNTSMTPDELMAILAKEDTEGQPDQTDADGAAKEGSSDIEGESEKEQGGEAP
- a CDS encoding YlbF family regulator, which gives rise to MSFVETCTEMLVSAIKNGSVYKEYCAALKAVQQIPGLKDQVDEIRRLNYRVQNISEEAKLYEEMDKLDKKMESLSKILEVNRFLDAELALCRQLQDIGTAIHQGIHLDVPDLS
- a CDS encoding ribonuclease J, with protein sequence MKKNNNGKLRIIPLGGLEQIGMNITAFEYEDSIVVVDCGLSFPEDDMLGIDLVIPDVTYLKDNIDKVKGFVITHGHEDHIGALPYVLREVNVPIYATKLTIGLIDNKLKEHNLLRNTKRKVIKHGQSINLGCFRIEFIKTNHSIQDASALAIYSPAGIVIHTGDFKVDYTPVFGDAIDLQRFAEIGKKGVLALMCDSTNAERKGFTMSERTVGKTFDNIFSEHKNTRIIIATFASNVDRVQQIINSAYKYGRKVAVEGRSMVNVIGTAAELGYLQIPDKTLVDIDQIKNYPDDKVVLITTGSQGESMAALSRMAANIHKKVTIKPNDTIIFSSNPIPGNEKAVSRVINELSRKGADVIFQDAHVSGHACQEEIKLIYSLVKPKYAIPVHGEYRHLKAQAGIARDLGIPKENIFILSSGDVLELNEEEPAKVKEKVKTGAILVDGLGVGDVGNIVLRDRQHLAEDGIMIVVLTLEKHSSRLLAGPDIVSRGFVYVRESEDLMDEARIVVEDAIDICLDKHITDWGKIKNIIKDSLGDFLWKRTKRNPMILPIIMEA
- a CDS encoding DUF1292 domain-containing protein — translated: METVIFDGEDGTELEFGILEQTRVGGINYLLVIDPEENDEENGSAAYILKDISEDGDEEGCYVFVEDDTEYEAVYKVFAAMLDDIDFE
- the ruvX gene encoding Holliday junction resolvase RuvX yields the protein MRIMGLDYGSKTIGVAVSDPLGLTAQGVEIIRREEENKLRKSLRRVEELVKKYEVEKIVLGFPKNMNNTIGERAEKSLQLKETLERRLGLPVVMWDERLTTVEANRTLMETGVRRENRGKYVDMIAAVFILQGYLDAKANPDTV
- a CDS encoding IreB family regulatory phosphoprotein, with translation MANLENTQYFNVKTAPEVRVKEVLDLVYNAMAEKGYNPVNQIVGYIMSGDPTYITSYKGARSTIMKVERDELVEELLKEYIKNKSWKRG